GGTGCCGCTCGATCATTCCGTCACCGACGGGCCACTGCCTCGCGGCGGTCTGAACTCCCTGCTCGGGGAGCTCGCCGGCACGGGCGTGGACGCCGTGGTGCTGCACAAGGGCAGTCTCCGGCACGTGGATCACGGCTGGTTCGGTGACATGTCGTTGATCATGCATCTGAATGCGAGCACGCGGCACGCCCCGGATCCGGACGCCAAATATCTCGTCGCCCACGTGGAAGAGGCGCTGCGGCTGGGAGCCGATGCCGTCAGCGTGCACGTGAACCTGGGATCGCACCAAGAGGCCCGGCAGGTCGCGGATCTGGCGGCCGTGGCGGGGGAGTGCGAGCGCTGGAACGTCCCGCTGCTCGCCATGGTGTACGCCCGCGGACCGCAGATCAGTGACTCGCGGGCCCCGGAGCTCGTGGCGCACGCCGCGTCCCTGGCGGCCGACCTCGGCGCCGACATCGTGAAGACCGACTACGCGGGCACACCCGAGCGGATGGCCGAGGTGGTGGCGGCCTGTCCGATCCCCGTCATCGTGGCCGGCGGCCCGCGCTCCGCCGAGACCGACGTCGTACTGGCCCATGTGTCCGACGCACTGCAGGGCGGCGCGTCCGGTGTGGCCATGGGCCGCAACGTCTTCCAGGCCGACCGGCCCGGCTGGATGGCGGCGTCGATCGCCCGGCTGGTGCACGAATCACGGCGCCTCCC
This Streptomyces sp. NBC_01283 DNA region includes the following protein-coding sequences:
- a CDS encoding 2-amino-3,7-dideoxy-D-threo-hept-6-ulosonate synthase; this encodes MAAVHNASFARDLRLRRLFRHGDGRLLVVPLDHSVTDGPLPRGGLNSLLGELAGTGVDAVVLHKGSLRHVDHGWFGDMSLIMHLNASTRHAPDPDAKYLVAHVEEALRLGADAVSVHVNLGSHQEARQVADLAAVAGECERWNVPLLAMVYARGPQISDSRAPELVAHAASLAADLGADIVKTDYAGTPERMAEVVAACPIPVIVAGGPRSAETDVVLAHVSDALQGGASGVAMGRNVFQADRPGWMAASIARLVHESRRLPDRDGVDNRLALTS